Part of the Phacochoerus africanus isolate WHEZ1 chromosome 8, ROS_Pafr_v1, whole genome shotgun sequence genome is shown below.
TGTTATCGCCATCTTACAGGTGGAGAAATGACGACTCTGAGGCTAAACCACTCACTTGCACAAAGTCACAAGGCAGGCGGTTAATGCAGCCTAAACCAGAAAGGAGTCTGGCCCTCCTTGATGTGCAGGCCAGTGCAAGTTCCAGGCTGCTACCCAGTTCCCCTGCATTTTAGGATGAGAGGCAGGAGGGGGTAATGGTTAAGAGACCAGGTGGATTCTGATACTGACAGACCAACGCtgcaatcccagctctgccacctactagatccctggccctgtgtggCTTCCCTAACCTCCCTCTACATCTCAGTGTCCTCTCCCGTAACAGGAGAATAAAAACATTCTACCTCGTAGAGTTACAGTGATAATTCAAGATGATGGCCATAAGGCACTCACagttattcactcaacaaatatttctgcCGGCACACAGAGTGCCAGAGTTACAATAGTGGCCAAGAGGCATATCTTGCTCTCAGAGAGCTAAAGTCTTAGTTGAATTAAATAAACTGCTAAATAATATAAAGTATGTGAAGTACTATTAAGGCAACAGGTAAGTAACTGAAGAGGTTGACAGGAGGGAGCCAATTTTTAAGAGTGGTCTCTGAGGAGAAACTTAAGTGGAGTCCTCACAGATCATAAAAGACTAcccatgggagttcccggcgtggatCAGGGGTTAATGAAACCGagaagcatccatgaggatgtgggttggatccctggcctcgctcagtgggttaaggatccggcattgccgtgagctgtggtgcaggtcgcagtcGCCGCTCTGATACCgaggagctgtggctctggctgtggccgccagctgtggctctgatttgacccctagcctgggaacttccataggctgagggtggggccctaaaatgcaaaaaaaaaaaaaaaaaaagacaacccatgtaACACAGAATGGAGGGAAAAGCTTTCCAGGCTGAGGGAACAAGGTGTGCAAGGGTCACAGCCTAGCGAAGTGTTAGGAACAAGGTGAGAGAAAGCAAATGTGACTGCTCTGTATCCTCACAGGATTTGGGGAACAAACAGTACAGGCTGGCTggctttgtgttttaaaaataacaaagataaagCTCAAGAGAGGTGAGGtgtcttgtccaaggtcacagctcCTCCAAGCAAGAGCTGGGACCCCAGTATTCTACCTCCTGTCACAACATCTGCTCGCTCACTCCCCTTGGGGAAGCCTTGTGCACTCTTAACTCCCCGAAGAACTTCACTGCAAACGGTTTCCTGGGTCCATGAAGAacccccaaaactccttgaaaacGTAAGCGACACCATCACATCAACTTCCAGGCATGTGGTCAACGGTGCACTGAAACCATTACTCTTCTACTCTTCGGATACAAGATCGAAAACTGCCCAGACCTTATTCAAAGGTTCCAAAAACTGAAACCAGTTGCTCTTCTTACAAGCAATGAACAAGAGAGGAAAGGGATGTCCTGGAAGGAAGAGCCCGTGGCCTGTTTCAGAAGGTGAGACAGAACCATCATTGCAGAAGAGCGGAAACATGAAAGTTCCTCTGAAACAAGCTGCACAGAAAAAAACTAATTACTTTATGTGAATCAAACAACAGATCTCCAAGGCAGTGGTTCCCAATGAAGTGATACCCCAGCCCCACCAAGAGTACTTGGAAATTTGGGGGGGCATTTGGTGCACAGGGGTAGGTATGTTCAATGCTCTACAAAAGAAAGGGGTGGTTCTATAAAGACTGTGTTACCCAAAGTAACTCAAAGAGCTCAGTTGGTGGAGCGTTAGACTAAAGACTTTATCACCCAAAATATTAATAGCAGCACCATCTCCCCACTTTAATATTAATCCCCCAAAGGATGAACGTGCTCCACCTTTTCCTATAGTCCCTGGTTAGTGACTCTTCCTAACCTCACTacagactagaaaaaaaattgaggtctTACAGCTGAGGAGTCTGAATTTTGGAAATCGAATTGTAAGCTCATAACTTCAGCATGGAACCTGGTGGTTGAACATGGAAAAGAAGTTTCTAGTAAGAGACAGACAAATTTAAGCAAAAAGAGAACTCCTTCTCCAGACAAATCTCTGTAAGATTACATTTGTTCTGCAACACACAAAATTCTGTGAATTTTGAGGACCTTCTTACAGCCCTTTTCAGCTTAAAATCAGACACTAATGACAGTTCTTTCAAAAACGTAACTACAGTCAACTCAAAATACAGCTGACCCTTTCTGGAccaaattttataataaagatgACTAATTCCAAGAGGTCTAAAGCTGAGCAAATGTTTGAAAATGCCCTGCGTCTCATTCAGGGCAGAGTTCGATGCAGGTCAGAGAAGCTCCAATGATATCCAGAGGTCTGTTCAGGGATTAAAATTCCATCCTAGCAATTAAAAGCCACTTTCAAGTGTAACCTTACATTCGTCACTATTTCTCCCAGCAAGCTATTTCACAATTAGcttaaagaactgaaaaaatatCAAGACTGTTTCcagaaatagagataaaaaaaaatctaccatatTTCACAATAGCTAGAACAGTGATCTAACAGATAAATCCTCCATAAAGCAATCTCTCTTCAGCACGGTATCTAAATGTCCTGAAATCTCTCAAAGGAGTCTGAAGATGTTAACTTCTTCACTCCAATGTGCCAATTAGTAAATAGTGGCCCCACACCCCTTCCGACCAATTTTTCAGAAGCCTAACCTGGCTTTTCAGATTAGCTAAGCAGACAGACCTGTTTTCCTCCAGAAGCTCCTGCCACTGCCTTTTCTGCCCTGCTAGTTAGAGCCTGGGAAAACCTCCTCCAGCTTTTCGCTGACCAGTCACCAgaagttcaaaaaataaattcatccaGGTTCTCTGAATCCTTCTTTCCCCTGACATGTGTCAACAGCCGGGCAATAAAATACCTCTTGGTTACAGAAAGATGCAGAATACCTGGAAGGCCTAGCACTTAGCAcggaggggaagaaaaaagatggagggATGCAAGAGTCATTAAGACAACCCTACTGCACGCATCGCAGGTAACGAGAGCCCTGGTCGCGCAAAGCCTGTGAGGGAGGCTCCCTTGGCTGGGCCCTCCACCCGGCAGGCCACACCTGTCTAATGCCAACAGCCTGGTGGCCACTCGGTTTTAAAGAATTCACACAGATTTCCAGCCGGGTGGCAACACTGggcaccccctcccttctccAAGCAAAATCAAGAGTCCTAATCCAAACATCACTTGgccccaattttctttcttttcgcACTTTGTCTGGGAGACATCGCTTGGTCAAGTTGGACCCCTCTCTCTGTTCCAGGTAAGGCAAGCACAATGCAGcgggaaaagaaaggaagcaccCAGGCCGACTTGCTATAAAGCCAAACCAGACCTCTCTGAGGCTGAGGATGCCAATGAATGGGACTTGAATAAGCATCCACAAGTGAACCAACGCCTGAAGTCCTAATACGCCCAGCTCCGCAGCCTCTCAGGAAGCCTCTTTTCTATAGGGTAGGGATCCCATTCATCCCTTGGCTTCGGGAATCAAAGGGAAGACAGATTCAGGTCGCGCACTCCACCTCCAAATCCCCGCACGCGCGCGAAGGTGTGGGGCGCCCCGGCGCGCCCTCCCTTGAACTCCACCCTCCGAGGCCTCCACCACCCGCAGACTCACCACTGTGCGAGCTGAACCACCTGGGTGCGATGTGCAGAGGTAGAGCATCCGCCAGCGAGGCTCGGGAGCCCAGGTACAGCATCCCGTCTCTATGGTGACCGCCGCCCGTCTCCTGGTAACCATTGCCGTGGGCATAGGTGGAGTCGGACGCCGACCCTCCGCCGCCGGGCGCCCTCTCCGAGTCGCCGGTGCCCCGGGAAGCGGGGGTGTAGAGGCCAAAGGGCACCCCCCCGGCCGTGCTGGGGTCCATGCCCATGCCCGCCACCGAGCTGACCGAGCGGCTGCGCAGCCCCATGGCCCCGCCGCCTGCCCGGTAGTGCCCAAAGTGGGGCGCCCCTCCCGGCGGGGGCACGGCGCTGTCATCGGTGGAGACCCCAGGGAAGGGGCCCCGAGAACGAGCCGCCGTGCTCTGCTTGCCCCCCATGCTCGCCCGGGCCCCGGTGGGGCGGGAACCTGGAGGCCGAGACCCTCCCCCACTTCTCAGCAACCGGGGGAGGGTTGGGCGAGCATAAAGGGGGAGGGAGTCAAAAAGGAGACTGGGAGgtggaaaaggacaaaaaaaaagaaaaagagaaaagaaaacccgcGGGGCGGAAGAGGCAGGCGGGCGGGGATCCCAAACTAAGAATTTAAACCGATCCAAGCCAAACGCATGTTTCCCCTCAAGGTCCAAAGAGGTGCAGTCCGCCGCGGGCTCGGCGCGCCACAGGCCGCCCCCGGGTTCCCGAAAGCCGGGGGAGCcgcagggaaagagggagggaggcggcGGGCGAGCAGGCGGGCGGGCGCAGGGAGGCGCCGGAGGAGGCCGCCCGCCCGAAAGCAGGAGGcggaggagggctgggggcgcCGGGCGCGTCCCCCGCCTCAGGACGCCGCGACCATGGACGGCGGCCCGGACCCCTCCAGGCCTCGGGAGGGCCGCGGCGCTGGGAGGCCAGACAGAGCTCGGGAAGCGGTGATAGCGTCGCGTCGCGCCCGCTCCAGGAGCCGCCGCCTTCCCGGCGAGCCGCGCCGCCCTGCTTGGTCCGGGACTGCGCTCTCCGGCGCTCCTCGCCGCCGTGGAGACAATGGAGGGCCGCAGAGCGCAGGCGCggcccgcgccccctcccccctccccctcccgccggGTTAACCCTTTCCCCGCCCCTGCGGCGCAAGGCCGCGGGCGCCCGAGAAGTCCCACCCACCCAATCCGCCCTGACCTGAGGGGCCTGAGCCATGGGGCGTCGGGACCAGAAGCAAGGCGTCTTTTCAAAGCAAGCACTCTTTAAGCCCCCGAAAGTAGCCGCTTACTGGGAAAGGAGGGAACCTACCTGGGGGGCGAGGGGCGGCCATGGTTCCAGGGGTGGGAAggaaacccaaggaggaaaaaaaattcgaGACGCCTACCTGGCTCTGAGGGTCAGCGGTCAAGCTCCCCACCCGGCGCAAATTTGCCCCCACAGCACCCTCTGGTGGACATGCTATGCGTTCTATCCGAGGTTCCTCATCCAAGAACCcctaaaaatgaggaaacttaggagttcccgctgtggcgcagtggttaacgaatcccactaggaaccatgaggttgcggcttcgattcctggccttgctcagtgggttagggatctggcattgccgtgagct
Proteins encoded:
- the ZNRF1 gene encoding E3 ubiquitin-protein ligase ZNRF1; its protein translation is MGGKQSTAARSRGPFPGVSTDDSAVPPPGGAPHFGHYRAGGGAMGLRSRSVSSVAGMGMDPSTAGGVPFGLYTPASRGTGDSERAPGGGGSASDSTYAHGNGYQETGGGHHRDGMLYLGSRASLADALPLHIAPRWFSSHSGFKCPICSKSVASDEMEMHFIMCLSKPRLSYNDDVLTKDAGECVICLEELLQGDTIARLPCLCIYHKSCIDSWFEVNRSCPEHPAD